A genome region from Chryseobacterium sp. G0186 includes the following:
- a CDS encoding class I SAM-dependent RNA methyltransferase, translating to MDIENLQIQIKTFFGLEQILAEEIKKLGGRNVEIKNRAVNCEGDLGFLYKINYSARTALKILIPIHQFKAFNQHQFYDRLFKFEWDEFMDVDQSFSIDATVNSETFKHSQFVTLKMKDAIVDYFQNKFRRRPNVETRNPDIKFHLHIDRELVMISMDSSGDPLFKRGYRKEQGEAPINEVLASGMLQLAGWDGKGNFLDPMCGSGTLLIEAAMIAMDLPAQIFRKRFGFQNWKNYDADLFSKIKEFRINRVRQFDGKIVGYDIDSRMLNAARINVEAAEMEDVIEIRKQDFFESKKDLFPLLMVFNPPYDERISINDDDFYKKIGDTFKTHYPNTLAWLISSDLEAVKKIGLRPSRKIKLFNGKLETRFLQYEMYEGTKKIHKLEDK from the coding sequence ATGGATATAGAAAATCTACAAATACAGATAAAAACATTCTTCGGATTGGAGCAGATTCTGGCGGAAGAAATCAAAAAATTGGGCGGAAGAAATGTCGAAATTAAAAATAGAGCAGTAAATTGTGAGGGAGATCTTGGTTTTCTTTATAAGATCAATTACTCTGCAAGGACGGCACTAAAGATATTGATTCCGATTCACCAGTTCAAGGCTTTTAATCAACACCAGTTCTATGACAGACTATTCAAGTTTGAATGGGATGAATTTATGGATGTTGACCAGTCTTTCTCTATTGATGCAACGGTGAATTCTGAAACGTTCAAACACTCTCAGTTTGTCACTTTAAAAATGAAAGATGCGATTGTAGATTATTTTCAGAATAAATTCAGAAGACGTCCGAATGTAGAAACAAGAAATCCGGATATTAAGTTCCATCTTCATATTGACAGGGAGTTGGTGATGATTTCCATGGATTCTTCAGGAGATCCTTTATTCAAAAGAGGCTATAGAAAAGAACAGGGTGAAGCTCCTATCAACGAAGTGTTGGCAAGTGGAATGCTTCAGCTTGCAGGTTGGGATGGAAAGGGGAACTTCCTTGATCCCATGTGTGGTTCCGGTACCTTGCTGATTGAAGCGGCAATGATTGCTATGGATCTTCCGGCTCAGATTTTCAGAAAGAGATTCGGATTTCAGAACTGGAAAAATTATGATGCTGATTTATTCTCAAAAATTAAAGAATTTAGAATCAACAGAGTCAGACAATTTGATGGGAAAATCGTAGGATACGACATTGATTCAAGAATGCTGAATGCTGCAAGGATAAATGTGGAAGCGGCAGAAATGGAAGATGTGATCGAGATCAGAAAACAAGACTTTTTTGAATCTAAAAAAGACCTTTTCCCTCTATTGATGGTGTTTAATCCACCTTATGATGAGAGAATTTCTATTAATGATGATGATTTCTACAAGAAGATAGGAGATACCTTTAAAACTCACTATCCAAATACTCTTGCATGGTTAATTTCATCAGATCTGGAGGCTGTGAAGAAAATTGGTTTACGTCCGTCAAGAAAAATCAAGCTTTTCAACGGGAAACTGGAAACGAGATTCCTGCAATATGAAATGTATGAAGGGACGAAAAAAATACATAAATTAGAGGATAAGTAA
- a CDS encoding glycosyltransferase yields the protein MKPTISIIVAIYNRKDELFELLTSLTLQTDKEFEIIIVDDGSLIDLKPTIKNFEEILEIKYFRKDNSGPGLTRNYGAKRAANEWLVFVDSDVIVEKDYIENIKNDILTIPCDAFGGADKAHKGFNLMQKAISYSMTSVFTTGGIRGSKKAVSKFQPRSFNMGVKKAVFEKVGGFSEMRIGEDPDLSMTLWENGFTTAFFDDIAVYHKRRVDFGKFSKQVYQFGCARPILNQRHPNYVKLSFAFPTLFMLGYIMGFFEYFFLGRGIILAFYGLYTFLVLFHAMLLTKNISIAGMAVISTYIQMFSYGYGFLKSWVLLNVFKMKPEEAFPHHYYKK from the coding sequence TTGAAGCCTACGATTTCCATTATTGTTGCCATTTACAACCGAAAGGATGAACTTTTCGAGTTGCTGACCTCTCTTACCTTACAGACAGATAAGGAGTTTGAAATCATTATCGTTGATGACGGTTCTCTTATTGATCTGAAGCCCACGATAAAGAATTTTGAAGAGATTCTGGAAATTAAGTATTTCAGAAAAGATAATTCCGGTCCGGGGCTTACGAGAAACTATGGGGCAAAAAGAGCAGCAAATGAATGGTTGGTATTTGTAGACAGTGATGTCATTGTAGAGAAAGACTATATTGAAAATATTAAGAATGATATCCTGACCATTCCATGTGATGCATTTGGAGGAGCAGATAAGGCCCATAAAGGTTTTAATCTGATGCAAAAAGCAATTTCCTACTCTATGACTTCTGTATTTACAACAGGAGGAATCAGAGGAAGTAAAAAAGCGGTTTCAAAATTTCAGCCCAGAAGCTTTAATATGGGCGTGAAAAAAGCGGTTTTTGAAAAAGTAGGTGGATTCTCAGAGATGAGGATAGGAGAGGATCCTGATTTATCAATGACCCTTTGGGAAAATGGTTTTACTACTGCTTTTTTTGATGATATTGCTGTATACCATAAACGCAGAGTGGATTTTGGAAAATTCTCTAAGCAGGTTTATCAGTTTGGTTGTGCCAGACCGATTCTTAATCAAAGACATCCTAATTATGTGAAGCTTTCCTTTGCATTTCCTACCTTGTTTATGTTAGGCTATATCATGGGATTTTTTGAATATTTCTTTTTAGGAAGAGGAATTATTCTTGCATTTTATGGCTTGTATACCTTTTTGGTATTATTTCATGCTATGCTATTAACCAAAAACATAAGTATTGCCGGAATGGCTGTGATTTCTACCTATATTCAGATGTTTTCTTACGGGTATGGATTCCTGAAATCATGGGTTCTTTTAAATGTTTTTAAAATGAAACCCGAAGAGGCATTTCCACATCATTATTATAAAAAGTAA